One segment of Alnus glutinosa chromosome 2, dhAlnGlut1.1, whole genome shotgun sequence DNA contains the following:
- the LOC133861104 gene encoding transcription factor JUNGBRUNNEN 1-like gives MRSFYFDTLDLSIAESTGEREREREMMEVEKVSSSGKSDDKDNEVTLPGFRFHPTDEELIGFYLRRKVEKKPIRIELIKQVDIYKYDPWDLPKVSTLGDKELYFFCIRGRKYRNSVRPNRVTGSGFWKATGIDKPIYSVQEPHQSIGLKKSLVYYCGSAGKGTKTDWMMHEFRLPPDANIAQEAEVWTLCRIFKRIPSYKKYAPNWKETASKLNPTDSSSKTCSLESDNISFEDLVIQQNESKPFIQQVDQRNHFFVGHLNSAAQAPFPSSYSSLWSPSTDDFFTNGNWDELRSVVQVAVDPSQVYECR, from the exons atgaGAAGCTTCTACTTCGACACACTTGATTTAAGCATAGCTGAAAgtactggagagagagagagagagagagaaatgatggAGGTGGAGAAGGTGAGTTCTTCAGGGAAGAGTGACGACAAAGATAATGAAGTTACGCTTCCAGGGTTTCGATTTCATCCAACAGATGAAGAGCTTATTGGGTTTTATTTGCGGCGAAAGGTGGAGAAGAAACCAATCAGAATTGAACTCATCAAGCAAGTTGATATCTACAAATACGATCCATGGGATCTTCCAA AAGTTAGCACCCTCGGAGATAAGGAGTTATATTTCTTTTGCATAAGAGGGAGGAAGTATAGGAACAGCGTAAGACCTAACAGAGTCACAGGGTCTGGATTTTGGAAAGCCACAGGCATTGACAAGCCAATATATTCAGTCCAAGAACCTCATCAAAGCATCGGCCTCAAGAAGTCCTTAGTCTACTACTGTGGAAGTGCTGGTAAAGGCACAAAAACTGATTGGATGATGCATGAGTTTCGCCTTCCACCAGATGCAAACATTGCTCAAGAAGCT GAAGTTTGGACGCTTTGTCGAATATTCAAACGTATCCCATCCTATAAAAAGTATGCCCCCAATTGGAAAGAAACCGCCAGCAAACTGAATCCAACTGATTCAAGTTCTAAAACATGCAGTTTGGAATCTGACAACATAAGCTTTGAAGACCTAGTCATCCAACAAAATGAAAGCAAACCGTTCATCCAACAAGTTGACCAAAGAAACCACTTTTTTGTGGGCCACTTGAACTCTGCAGCTCAAGCTCCATTTCCATCGTCTTACTCAAGTTTATGGAGCCCGAGCACAGATGATTTCTTTACAAATGGAAACTGGGATGAGCTAAGATCAGTGGTTCAGGTAGCTGTTGATCCATCCCAAGTTTATGAGTGTAGATAA